The following are encoded together in the Equus quagga isolate Etosha38 chromosome 1, UCLA_HA_Equagga_1.0, whole genome shotgun sequence genome:
- the GPR87 gene encoding G-protein coupled receptor 87 has product MGLNLTLAKLPDHELHGQGSQAPSNTSEGPGKNTTVNNEFDTIVLPVLYLVIFVASILLNGLAVWIFFHIRNKTSFIFYLKNIVVADLIMTLTFPFRIVHDAGFGPWYFKFILCRYTSVLFYANMYTSIVFLGLISIDRYLKVVKPFGDSRMYSITFTKVLSICVWVIMAVLSLPNIILTNGQPTRENIHDCMKLKSPLGVRWHKAVIYVNSCLFVAVLVILIGCYIAISRYIHKSSRQFISQSSRKRKHNQSIRVVVAVFFTCFLPYHLCRIPFTFSDLERLLDESAHKILYYCKEMTLFLSACNVCLDPIIYFFMCRSFSRRLFKKSNIRTRSESIRSLQSVRRSEVRIYYDYTDV; this is encoded by the exons ATGGGGCTCAATTTGACACTTGCAAAATTACCAG ATCATGAGCTGCACGGCCAAGGGAGTCAGGCTCCCAGCAACACGAGCGAGGGACCCGGAAAGAACACCACCGTTAACAACGAATTCGACACTATCGTCTTGCCTGTGCTTTACCTCGTCATATTCGTGGCAAGCATCTTGCTGAATGGTCTAGCAGTCTGGATCTTCTTCCACATTAGGAATAAAACCAGCTtcatattttatctcaaaaacaTAGTGGTTGCTGACCTCATCATGACGCTGACGTTTCCATTCCGAATAGTCCACGATGCGGGATTTGGACCTTGGTACTTCAAGTTTATCCTCTGCAGATACACTTCGGTTTTGTTTTACGCAAACATGTATACCTCCATTGTGTTCCTTGGGCTGATAAGCATTGATCGCTACCTGAAGGTGGTAAAGCCATTTGGGGATTCTCGCATGTACAGCATAACCTTTACGAAGGTTTTATCTATCTGTGTTTGGGTGATCATGGCCGTTCTCTCCTTGCCAAACATCATTCTAACAAATGGTCAACCAACTCGGGAAAATATCCACGACTGCATGAAACTTAAAAGTCCCTTGGGAGTCAGATGGCATAAGGCAGTCATTTATGTCAACAGCTGCCTGTTTGTGGCTGTGCTGGTGATACTGATCGGATGTTACATAGCCATATCCAGGTACATCCACAAATCCAGCAGGCAATTCATAAGCCAGTCAAGCCGAAAGCGGAAACACAACCAGAGCATCCGAGTGGTCGTGGCTGTGTTTTTCACCTGCTTTCTACCGTATCATCTGTGCAGAATTCCTTTTACTTTTAGTGACTTGGAGAGACTTTTAGATGAATCTGCACACAAAATCCTGTATTACTGCAAAGAAATGACACTTTTCTTGTCTGCGTGCAATGTGTGCTTGGATCCcataatttactttttcatgTGTAGGTCATTTTCCAGAAGATTATTCAAGAAATCAAATATCAGAACCAGGAGCGAAAGCATCAGATCCTTGCAGAGCGTCAGAAGATCAGAAGTTCGCATATATTACGACTACACTGATGTGTAG